In one Chitinophaga sancti genomic region, the following are encoded:
- a CDS encoding glycosyl hydrolase: MKTNSLLILSLTLLFACGKKDDTTTTGTSNGKKGACFSTYTTDGTWNGNIVKLKANWFYTWGTDAPLDVAPQNAEFVTMFWGSGNVTDANITYVNNLKKEGKVKYILGFNEPDLSDQSNMTVAKALELWPKLESIGLPLGSPAAAWPTQKWIYDFLDSCIVKNYRVDFICVHMYVGLDDTHFVSVLSDLYNKYHKPIWITEFATVDNNATTVAGNMYKPDQVLGFMQRLLPKLDSLPYVQRYSWFSSSPTSARLWPSSLIDASGNLTTLGKWYADHEPNNSIKAAQ; the protein is encoded by the coding sequence ATGAAAACCAATTCACTCCTCATTCTTTCCCTCACCCTGCTTTTCGCCTGCGGCAAGAAAGATGACACAACAACCACCGGTACAAGCAATGGTAAGAAAGGTGCCTGTTTCAGCACTTATACAACCGATGGCACCTGGAACGGAAACATTGTAAAACTGAAAGCTAACTGGTTCTATACCTGGGGTACAGATGCTCCGCTGGATGTGGCACCACAAAATGCAGAATTTGTTACCATGTTCTGGGGTTCCGGCAATGTCACAGATGCGAATATTACTTATGTAAACAACCTGAAAAAGGAAGGGAAGGTAAAATACATCCTTGGTTTCAACGAACCGGATTTGTCTGATCAATCCAATATGACAGTGGCAAAAGCCCTGGAGCTCTGGCCTAAGCTGGAAAGCATTGGATTACCATTGGGTAGTCCTGCTGCTGCATGGCCTACACAGAAATGGATATACGATTTTCTTGATTCCTGTATCGTAAAGAACTATCGGGTAGATTTCATTTGCGTACACATGTATGTAGGACTGGATGATACACACTTCGTATCTGTATTGTCTGATCTGTACAATAAGTACCATAAGCCGATCTGGATCACGGAGTTTGCAACGGTAGATAATAATGCTACTACAGTAGCGGGTAACATGTATAAACCTGATCAGGTACTGGGCTTTATGCAGCGCTTATTACCAAAGCTGGATTCATTGCCTTATGTGCAGCGGTATTCCTGGTTCTCCAGTTCTCCGACAAGTGCCCGTTTATGGCCGTCTTCACTGATAGATGCCAGCGGTAACCTGACAACATTGGGTAAATGGTACGCGGATCATGAGCCGAATAATAGTATTAAAGCAGCGCAATAG
- a CDS encoding Crp/Fnr family transcriptional regulator — protein sequence MDQSLQLAFKEFQHLWKHDSFPPKTILLKEGDIARKIYQIKKGCIRTWFNHDGKDISFQFFFEGDSFASVESFNKQTPSPYAIETIEQTDVRWLVSDDLEQMRQHPLINTFLMDRAIDRQAAFIQHFFSFLRDTPKQRYQNLLAERPQVVQRVPLQYIASYLGITQVSLSRIRAQIK from the coding sequence ATGGACCAATCGCTACAACTTGCCTTCAAAGAATTTCAACACCTTTGGAAACATGATTCCTTCCCACCCAAAACCATTCTCCTGAAAGAAGGCGATATCGCGCGCAAAATATACCAGATCAAAAAAGGGTGCATTCGCACCTGGTTCAATCACGATGGAAAAGATATCAGTTTTCAATTCTTTTTTGAAGGCGATTCTTTTGCTTCCGTCGAATCGTTCAATAAACAAACGCCCAGCCCCTACGCTATCGAAACCATCGAACAAACGGATGTTCGCTGGCTGGTTTCAGACGACCTGGAGCAAATGCGCCAGCACCCACTCATCAATACATTCCTCATGGACCGCGCCATTGACCGGCAGGCAGCCTTTATCCAGCACTTCTTTTCCTTTCTTCGCGACACGCCTAAACAACGCTATCAAAATTTGCTGGCAGAGCGGCCACAAGTAGTACAGCGTGTTCCTTTGCAGTATATTGCATCTTATCTCGGGATCACACAGGTTTCACTCAGCAGGATCAGGGCGCAGATCAAATAA
- a CDS encoding glyoxalase superfamily protein, protein MQIIPVFRVFDYNKTIEFYVNWLGCSISWEHRPDNSPFYLRMSLRGLVFDLSEHHGECSPGARFSIADFEGLQQYHEELLSKNYPYNRPGLERVEWAADTLEMTVTDPFSNRIIFNEKVKDFNTISPSAIALLFTKSFTQIPFMKEAAKLLHALPDSTEKTPMFHARVQHFEDRYYSIDRMLQPTGITNILELSSGYSFRGLDLANKRAVHYIDTDLDDVISRKLQFINHLQQGPLKGQLQLTPLNALDATQFETIIDSFPEGPVAIVNEGLLMYLNMEEKQLLADIIHKMLMKRGGCWITADIYIPSPLDAHKVYTQRQQKFMNFHKVEENKFASFDAAKNFFEDAGFTITKDSQEEINFRETWLLKTK, encoded by the coding sequence ATGCAAATAATCCCCGTTTTCCGTGTCTTTGATTACAACAAAACAATCGAATTTTATGTCAACTGGCTGGGTTGCTCCATCAGCTGGGAACATCGACCGGACAACAGCCCTTTCTACCTGCGCATGTCACTGCGGGGCCTCGTTTTTGACCTTTCCGAACATCATGGTGAATGCTCTCCCGGCGCACGATTTTCCATCGCAGATTTCGAAGGCCTGCAACAATATCATGAAGAACTATTGTCCAAAAACTATCCATATAACCGTCCTGGTCTAGAACGGGTTGAATGGGCGGCAGATACCCTTGAGATGACCGTTACCGACCCTTTCTCCAACCGTATTATCTTCAATGAAAAAGTGAAGGATTTTAATACGATCAGCCCCTCTGCCATTGCATTGCTTTTTACCAAATCTTTTACGCAGATCCCTTTTATGAAAGAAGCAGCCAAACTGCTTCATGCGCTTCCTGATAGCACAGAGAAGACCCCCATGTTTCATGCCAGGGTGCAACATTTTGAAGACAGGTATTATAGCATCGATCGCATGCTCCAACCCACGGGCATTACCAATATACTGGAACTATCTTCCGGTTACTCATTCAGAGGATTAGACCTTGCCAACAAAAGAGCTGTGCATTACATTGATACGGATCTTGATGATGTGATCAGTAGAAAGCTACAATTTATCAATCATTTGCAGCAGGGTCCTTTAAAAGGACAGCTTCAATTAACACCGCTCAATGCCCTTGATGCAACTCAATTCGAAACGATCATCGATTCCTTTCCTGAAGGTCCTGTCGCCATTGTCAATGAAGGCTTGCTAATGTACCTGAATATGGAAGAGAAGCAGCTATTAGCTGATATCATTCATAAAATGCTGATGAAAAGAGGTGGGTGCTGGATCACAGCAGATATTTATATCCCTTCTCCGCTGGATGCTCATAAGGTATATACCCAGCGACAACAAAAGTTCATGAACTTCCATAAGGTAGAAGAAAACAAATTCGCCTCCTTTGATGCTGCGAAGAATTTCTTTGAGGATGCAGGGTTTACAATTACCAAAGACTCCCAGGAGGAAATCAATTTTCGGGAGACCTGGCTCTTAAAAACAAAATAA
- a CDS encoding response regulator: protein MKQQQTVLIIDDDADDRLFLTEAITDVSPGSRMHSCNSGLEALDLLSKKKIALPDFIFLDLNMPKMNGKECLVELKKLLRQTLTKIIVMSTSDMKRDIEDALELGAHLFFTKPGTYTELCKYVKKIIHCKSVQLPFIMKS from the coding sequence ATGAAACAGCAGCAGACAGTATTGATTATTGATGATGATGCAGACGACAGGCTTTTTTTGACGGAAGCAATCACAGACGTATCTCCTGGCTCACGCATGCACAGCTGCAACAGCGGTTTAGAAGCCCTTGACCTCCTGAGTAAAAAGAAGATCGCTTTACCTGACTTTATTTTCCTTGATCTGAACATGCCGAAGATGAATGGAAAAGAATGTCTTGTTGAACTGAAAAAACTCCTGCGTCAGACACTCACGAAGATTATTGTCATGAGTACCTCAGATATGAAACGCGATATCGAGGATGCTCTAGAACTGGGTGCCCATTTATTCTTTACAAAACCCGGCACCTACACAGAACTGTGTAAATACGTGAAGAAAATCATTCACTGTAAATCGGTGCAACTTCCATTTATCATGAAATCTTAG